A window of the Streptomyces sp. JB150 genome harbors these coding sequences:
- a CDS encoding helix-turn-helix domain-containing protein, whose amino-acid sequence MSIGNSPEDERPFDDVTDVSDVPEKPRTSIGRALRQARIAAGLTVDDISTATRVRIAIVHAIEADDFAPCGGDVYARGHIRTLAKAVHLDPAPLIEQYDAEHGGRPAPTPAAPLFEAERIRPERRGPNWTAAMVAAIVAVVGFVGFTVFKGGSDGGAEAQVAEGATPTQSGSASPGAGDGKTSVPKPDPTESAIAAAPQDKVTVQVSAVDGRSWISAKDHNGRLLFDGLLKQGDSKTFQDSSKINLVLGDAGAIQLYVNGKKIEDDFQPGAVERLTYTKGDPQVG is encoded by the coding sequence GTGTCCATCGGCAACTCCCCTGAAGACGAGCGTCCGTTCGATGACGTAACCGACGTTTCCGACGTTCCCGAGAAGCCCCGCACCTCCATCGGCCGTGCCCTGCGGCAGGCCCGTATCGCGGCCGGGCTGACCGTCGACGACATCAGTACCGCCACCCGCGTCCGGATCGCGATCGTGCACGCGATCGAGGCCGACGACTTCGCGCCCTGTGGCGGCGACGTCTACGCCCGCGGCCACATCAGGACCCTGGCCAAGGCCGTCCACCTGGATCCGGCGCCGCTGATCGAGCAGTACGACGCCGAGCACGGCGGCCGGCCGGCGCCCACCCCCGCCGCACCCCTGTTCGAGGCGGAACGCATCCGCCCGGAGCGGCGGGGGCCGAACTGGACCGCTGCCATGGTCGCCGCGATCGTCGCCGTCGTCGGCTTCGTCGGGTTCACCGTCTTCAAGGGCGGCTCCGACGGCGGCGCCGAGGCCCAGGTGGCCGAGGGCGCCACGCCGACGCAGAGCGGGAGCGCCTCGCCCGGCGCCGGCGACGGCAAGACCTCCGTCCCGAAGCCGGACCCGACCGAGAGCGCCATCGCCGCCGCCCCGCAGGACAAGGTCACCGTGCAGGTCAGCGCGGTCGACGGACGCAGCTGGATCTCGGCCAAGGACCACAACGGCCGGCTGCTCTTCGACGGGCTGCTCAAGCAGGGCGACTCCAAGACCTTCCAGGACAGCTCCAAGATCAACCTGGTGCTCGGCGACGCGGGCGCCATCCAGCTCTACGTCAACGGCAAGAAGATCGAGGACGACTTCCAGCCGGGCGCCGTGGAGCGGCTGACGTACACCAAGGGTGACCCCCAGGTCGGATAA
- the rimO gene encoding 30S ribosomal protein S12 methylthiotransferase RimO, with protein MPERRTVALVTLGCARNEVDSEELAGRLEADGWQLVEDAADADVAVVNTCGFVDAAKKDSVDALLEANDLKNHGRTQAVVAVGCMAERYGKELAEALPEADGVLGFDDYADISDRLQTILSGGIHAAHTPRDRRKLLPISPAKRQESAAEVALPGHAPADLPEGLAPASGPRAPLRRRLDGSPVASVKLASGCDRRCTFCAIPSFRGSFISRRPSDVLNETRWLAEQGVKEIMLVSENNTSYGKDLGDIRLLESLLPELAEVDGIERVRVSYLQPAEMRPGLIDVLTSTPKVAPYFDLSFQHSAPDVLRAMRRFGDTDRFLELLDTIRSKAPEAGVRSNFIVGFPGETEADLAELERFLNHARLDAIGVFGYSDEEGTEAATYDNKLDEDVVAERLARLSRLAEELVSQRAEERVGSTVRVLVESVDDEDGVYGRAAHQAPETDGQVLLTSGEGLSVGLMVEAKVVGTEGVDLVAEPLAGHPGGSEEAGR; from the coding sequence ATGCCTGAACGCCGTACCGTCGCACTGGTCACCCTTGGCTGCGCCCGTAACGAGGTGGACTCGGAGGAGCTGGCAGGCCGTTTGGAGGCGGACGGCTGGCAGCTCGTCGAGGACGCCGCGGACGCCGATGTCGCCGTGGTCAACACCTGCGGCTTCGTCGACGCCGCGAAGAAGGACTCCGTCGACGCGCTGCTGGAGGCCAACGACCTGAAGAACCACGGCAGGACCCAGGCCGTGGTCGCGGTCGGCTGCATGGCCGAGCGGTACGGCAAGGAGCTGGCCGAGGCCCTGCCCGAGGCCGACGGCGTGCTCGGCTTCGACGACTACGCCGACATCTCCGACCGCCTCCAGACCATCCTCAGCGGCGGCATCCACGCCGCCCACACCCCGCGCGACCGCCGCAAGCTGCTGCCGATCAGCCCGGCCAAGCGCCAGGAGTCCGCGGCGGAGGTCGCCCTTCCGGGGCACGCGCCCGCCGACCTTCCCGAGGGCCTGGCCCCCGCCTCCGGCCCGCGCGCGCCGCTGCGCCGCCGGCTGGACGGCTCCCCGGTCGCCTCGGTGAAGCTGGCCTCCGGCTGCGACCGGCGCTGCACCTTCTGCGCCATCCCGTCCTTCCGCGGCTCCTTCATCTCGCGCCGCCCGAGCGACGTGCTCAACGAGACGCGGTGGCTCGCCGAGCAGGGCGTGAAGGAGATCATGCTGGTCTCCGAGAACAACACCTCCTACGGCAAGGACCTCGGCGACATCCGCCTGCTGGAGTCCCTGCTGCCCGAGCTGGCCGAGGTCGACGGCATCGAGCGGGTGCGCGTCAGCTACCTGCAGCCCGCCGAGATGCGCCCCGGCCTGATCGACGTGCTGACCTCCACCCCGAAGGTCGCCCCCTACTTCGACCTCTCCTTCCAGCACTCGGCGCCCGACGTGCTGCGCGCGATGCGCCGCTTCGGTGACACCGACCGCTTCCTGGAGCTGTTGGACACCATCCGGAGCAAGGCTCCCGAGGCCGGTGTGCGCTCCAACTTCATCGTCGGCTTCCCCGGCGAGACCGAGGCCGACCTGGCCGAGCTGGAGCGCTTCCTGAACCACGCGCGCCTGGACGCCATCGGCGTCTTCGGCTACTCCGACGAGGAGGGCACCGAGGCCGCGACGTACGACAACAAGCTCGACGAGGACGTCGTCGCCGAACGCCTGGCCCGCCTCTCCCGGCTGGCCGAGGAACTGGTCTCGCAGCGCGCCGAGGAGCGCGTGGGCTCGACCGTGCGCGTCCTGGTCGAGTCGGTCGACGACGAGGACGGCGTCTACGGCCGTGCGGCGCACCAGGCGCCCGAGACGGACGGACAGGTGCTGCTGACGAGCGGCGAGGGCCTGAGTGTCGGTCTTATGGTCGAGGCGAAGGTGGTCGGTACCGAGGGTGTCGACCTGGTGGCCGAGCCGCTGGCGGGCCATCCCGGAGGCAGCGAGGAGGCGGGCAGATGA
- the pgsA gene encoding CDP-diacylglycerol--glycerol-3-phosphate 3-phosphatidyltransferase translates to MAGSAAGGGAGGARPARGGKIAAAAVNQASVWNIANLLTMLRLVLVPAFVALMLAEGGYDPAWRSLAWAAFAIAMITDLFDGHLARAYNLVTDFGKIADPIADKAIMGAALICLSALGDLPWWVTAVILGREVGITLMRFLVIRYGVIPASRGGKLKTLTQGVAVGMYVLALTGWLATLRFWVMAAAVVLTVVTGLDYVRQAIVLRRRGIAARKAALEETEG, encoded by the coding sequence GTGGCCGGGAGCGCGGCGGGCGGGGGCGCCGGAGGTGCGCGGCCGGCGCGGGGCGGCAAGATCGCCGCTGCCGCGGTGAACCAGGCGAGCGTCTGGAACATCGCCAACCTGCTGACCATGCTGCGGCTGGTCCTGGTGCCGGCCTTCGTCGCGCTGATGCTGGCCGAGGGCGGCTACGACCCGGCGTGGCGCTCGCTCGCCTGGGCGGCCTTCGCCATCGCCATGATCACCGACCTCTTCGACGGCCATCTGGCGCGCGCCTACAACCTCGTCACCGACTTCGGGAAGATCGCCGACCCCATCGCCGACAAGGCGATCATGGGAGCGGCGCTGATCTGTCTCTCGGCGCTGGGCGACCTGCCGTGGTGGGTGACGGCGGTGATCCTCGGACGTGAGGTCGGGATCACACTGATGCGCTTTCTCGTCATTCGCTACGGGGTCATCCCGGCGAGCCGGGGCGGCAAGCTCAAGACCCTCACCCAGGGCGTGGCCGTCGGGATGTACGTGCTGGCGCTGACCGGATGGCTGGCCACCCTCCGCTTCTGGGTGATGGCGGCGGCGGTCGTTTTGACCGTCGTGACCGGGCTGGACTATGTGAGACAAGCCATTGTGCTGCGCAGGCGGGGAATCGCCGCGCGCAAGGCCGCGTTGGAGGAGACGGAAGGGTGA
- a CDS encoding CinA family protein — translation MRSTAADIAVDVVRLLRVRGETVAVAESLTGGLVAAELTAVPGASKVFRGSVTPYATELKHRLLGVDATLLARRGAVNAQVAAQMAAGVRKALGADWGIATTGVAGPEPQDGQPVGTVFVGLDGPGAAGSGSAGGGKVESLRLNGDRAEIRMESVRSVLALLLKELASEQTGNERAQDTEQNGGF, via the coding sequence GTGAGGTCCACGGCCGCCGACATCGCCGTCGACGTGGTGCGACTACTCCGAGTGAGGGGCGAGACGGTCGCCGTCGCCGAGTCCCTGACCGGTGGACTGGTCGCCGCGGAACTCACGGCGGTTCCGGGTGCGTCCAAGGTGTTCCGGGGTTCCGTGACGCCGTACGCGACCGAGCTGAAGCACCGGCTGCTGGGCGTCGACGCGACTTTGCTGGCCCGGCGCGGTGCGGTGAACGCGCAGGTCGCGGCTCAGATGGCAGCCGGAGTACGGAAGGCGCTGGGCGCCGACTGGGGCATCGCGACCACCGGTGTGGCCGGCCCCGAACCCCAGGACGGGCAACCCGTGGGGACGGTTTTCGTGGGCCTCGACGGGCCGGGTGCGGCCGGTTCCGGTTCTGCCGGTGGCGGAAAAGTGGAGTCGCTGCGGTTGAACGGCGACCGCGCGGAAATTCGTATGGAGAGTGTACGGAGCGTACTCGCACTCCTTCTGAAGGAGCTGGCGAGCGAACAGACCGGGAATGAGCGGGCACAGGATACGGAACAGAACGGGGGGTTTTGA
- a CDS encoding helix-turn-helix transcriptional regulator, whose translation MILLRRLLGDVLRRQRQRQGRTLREVSSSARVSLGYLSEVERGQKEASSELLAAICDALDVRMSELMREVSDELALAELAQSAAATPSESVPTPVRPMLGSVSVTGVPPERVTIKAPAEAVDVVAA comes from the coding sequence ATGATTCTGCTCCGTCGCCTGTTGGGTGACGTGCTGCGTCGGCAGCGCCAGCGCCAGGGCCGTACTCTGCGCGAAGTCTCCTCGTCCGCCCGAGTCTCACTCGGCTATCTCTCCGAGGTGGAGCGGGGGCAGAAGGAGGCTTCCTCCGAACTGCTCGCCGCCATCTGCGACGCGCTGGACGTACGGATGTCCGAGCTGATGCGGGAAGTGAGCGACGAGCTCGCCCTCGCCGAGCTGGCCCAGTCCGCTGCGGCCACCCCCAGTGAGTCTGTGCCCACGCCGGTTCGTCCGATGCTGGGCTCCGTTTCGGTGACCGGCGTGCCACCGGAACGGGTGACCATCAAGGCGCCCGCCGAAGCGGTGGACGTGGTCGCCGCGTGA
- a CDS encoding DNA starvation/stationary phase protection protein, with protein MNVVESPLSETDLKTVADALQGALVDLVDLALVAKQVHWNVVGPRFRSVHLQLDEVVGTARTHSDTVAERASALGVSPDGRAATVTAGSGIGEVPGGWVKDEDAVRVLVDALGAVIARMRERVESTAEPDPVSQDIFIQITADLEKHHWMFQAENVNV; from the coding sequence ATGAACGTCGTCGAGAGCCCGCTGTCCGAGACGGACCTGAAAACCGTCGCCGACGCCCTGCAGGGCGCCCTCGTCGACCTGGTGGACCTGGCGCTGGTGGCGAAGCAAGTGCACTGGAACGTCGTGGGGCCCCGGTTCCGGTCCGTGCACCTCCAGCTGGACGAGGTCGTGGGCACCGCGCGGACGCACTCCGACACCGTCGCCGAGCGGGCCTCCGCGCTGGGCGTCTCCCCGGACGGGCGGGCCGCGACGGTGACCGCCGGCAGCGGCATCGGCGAGGTCCCCGGCGGCTGGGTCAAGGACGAGGACGCGGTACGGGTCCTCGTGGACGCGCTGGGCGCGGTCATCGCCCGGATGCGGGAACGCGTGGAGAGCACCGCGGAGCCCGACCCGGTGTCGCAGGACATCTTCATCCAGATCACCGCCGACCTCGAGAAGCATCACTGGATGTTCCAGGCGGAGAACGTGAACGTGTGA
- a CDS encoding Fpg/Nei family DNA glycosylase: MPEGDTVWQAASRLHAALAGKVLTVSDLRVPRYATTDFTGRGVLDVTPRGKHILTRIEGGLTLHSHLRMDGSWRVFRAGERWTGGPAHQIRAVLGTADRTAVGYRLPVLELLRTADEDRAVGHLGPDLLGPDWDPDRALANLLADPARPLGEALLDQRNLAGIGNVFKSELCFLLGATPWLPVGALPADRSALLPVLAKKLLEANRDRPVRSTTGRRGQHLFVYGRAPRPCLRCGTPVRVADQGDGSRERPTYWCPTCQTGPAPQRSAA; this comes from the coding sequence ATGCCCGAAGGAGACACGGTCTGGCAGGCCGCGAGCCGGTTGCACGCCGCCCTCGCGGGCAAGGTGCTGACCGTCTCCGACCTGCGCGTCCCCCGGTACGCCACGACCGACTTCACCGGCCGCGGCGTCCTCGACGTCACCCCGCGCGGCAAACACATCCTCACCCGCATCGAAGGCGGCCTCACCCTCCACTCGCATCTGAGAATGGACGGTTCCTGGAGGGTGTTCAGGGCCGGTGAGCGCTGGACCGGCGGCCCGGCGCACCAGATCCGCGCGGTCCTCGGCACCGCCGACCGTACGGCCGTCGGCTACCGCCTCCCCGTCCTGGAACTGCTGCGCACGGCCGACGAGGACCGCGCCGTGGGCCACCTGGGCCCGGACCTCCTGGGCCCGGACTGGGACCCGGACCGCGCGCTGGCCAACCTCCTCGCGGACCCGGCCCGCCCTCTGGGCGAGGCCCTGCTCGACCAGCGCAACCTGGCCGGTATCGGCAACGTGTTCAAGAGCGAGCTGTGCTTCCTGCTGGGCGCCACCCCCTGGCTGCCCGTCGGCGCCCTCCCCGCCGACCGCTCCGCCCTGCTCCCGGTGCTCGCCAAGAAACTCCTGGAGGCCAACCGCGACCGCCCGGTCCGCAGCACGACAGGCCGCCGCGGCCAGCATCTGTTCGTCTACGGCCGCGCGCCCCGCCCCTGCCTGCGCTGCGGCACTCCCGTCCGGGTCGCCGACCAGGGCGACGGCTCCCGAGAGCGCCCCACCTACTGGTGCCCGACCTGCCAGACCGGCCCGGCCCCGCAACGCTCCGCCGCCTGA
- a CDS encoding ATP-dependent helicase, which produces MASSRHRALDGFSPATRGWFAGAFSAPTAAQEGAWKAIHEGSDVLVVAPTGSGKTLAAFLAALDQLASTPPPADPKKRCRVLYVSPLKALAVDVERNLRSPLTGIRQEAVRLGLPEPEVKVGIRSGDTPAAERRALSTRPPDILITTPESLFLMLTSATRDALTGVETVILDEVHAVAGTKRGAHLALSLERLDELLPRPARRIGLSATVRPVDEVARFLSPRGKVEIVQPKSGKEFDLSVVVPVEDLGELGGSPVSEGSEGGERPSIWPHVEERIADLVQSHRSTIVFANSRRLAERLCNRLNEIAYERATGESLDEHHAPAELMGGSGAAHGAPPVIARAHHGSVSKEQRALVEEDLKAGRLPAVVATSSLELGIDMGAVDLVVQVESPPSVASGLQRVGRAGHQVGAVSTGVVFPKYRGDLVQAAVVTERMRTGAIESLRIPANPLDVLAQQLVAMTAMDTWQVDDLLATVRRAAPFASLPESAFTAVLDMLAGRYPSDAFAELRPRVVWDRVAGTVTGRPGAQRLAVTSGGTIPDRGLFGVFLAGADPKKGGGRVGELDEEMVYESRVGDVFTLGTSSWRIEDITRDRVLVSPAPGVPGRLPFWKGDQLGRPLELGRALGAFLREIGSLPKDDARLRLLAAGLDAWAADNVLSYLEEQREACGHVPDDRTIVVERFRDELGDWRVVVHSPFGAQVHAPWALALGAKLSERYGMDAQVMHADDGIVLRLPDADLLGMDLLDQEPMKAGAEYDAEQAPVGAADVVFDKGEVDQLVTDQVGGSALFAARFRECAARALLLPRRNPGKRTPLWQQRQRASQLLQVASEFGSFPIVLEAVRECLQDVFDVPGLVELMGDLESRKVRLVEVTTPEPSPFARSLLFGYVAQFLYEGDSPLAERRAAALSLDSRLLAELLGQAELRELLDAEVLTELEQELQWLTEDRRVKDVEGVADLLRLLGPLTDAELAQRGAEPQWAQELAGARRAIRVRLAGTGHWAAIEDAGRLRDALGTALPVGVPEAFTEPVKDPLGDLLARYARTHGPFTSAAAAARFGLGVAVTEGALQRLAASGRIVQGEFHPAGIGQEWCDAAVLRRLRRRSLAALRHELEPVPPPALAQFLPQWQHVGQGHTLRGVDGLVRAIEQLQGASVPASALEKLVLPSRVSGYAPAMLDELTAAGEVVWAGAGALPGKDGWVSLYLADAAPLLLPPPHPLELTALHQSVLDALSGGYGLFFRQIADQVRATTHPEVTDPQLADALWDLAWSGRLTNDTLAPMRALLGSGRTAGSTAHRAKRAVPRGRYGSLTAAARTASRTGPPTVAGRWSLLPQREPDTTVRAHALARTLLDRHGVVTRGAVAAEGVEGGFSAVYRILSAFEESGQARRGYVVEGLGAAQFAMDGAVDRLRAVANARERNAGRPDADFANGAAGLPGTAPGSRTDRTGRPLAVDSATADFLDGAQPLGPFEDHSASWYGTPDGSDPFDTPAGHPAPGEYVSPRDPAQPAPAWQNGGRPPYGPGSGRRTPGAASPALGNAPGSHGVHGTAPPRAVVLAAADPANAYGAALPWPDPPTDAGHKPGRKAGSLVVLVEGDLVIYMERGGKTLLAWPAEPDTDPADDPRLRAAAEALAAAARAGSLGTVTVERINGAQALTSPVGSLLEAAGFVATPRGLRLRA; this is translated from the coding sequence ATGGCCAGCTCCCGACACCGAGCCCTGGACGGTTTCTCGCCCGCGACCCGCGGCTGGTTCGCGGGTGCCTTCTCCGCACCCACGGCCGCCCAGGAGGGCGCCTGGAAAGCCATCCACGAGGGCTCGGACGTGCTGGTGGTCGCCCCCACCGGTTCCGGCAAGACCCTGGCCGCGTTCCTCGCCGCCCTGGACCAGCTCGCCTCCACGCCCCCGCCGGCCGACCCCAAAAAGCGCTGCCGCGTCCTGTACGTCTCCCCGCTGAAGGCCCTGGCCGTCGACGTCGAGCGCAACCTGCGCAGTCCGCTCACCGGCATCCGTCAGGAGGCCGTCCGGCTCGGCCTGCCCGAACCGGAGGTCAAGGTCGGCATCCGCTCCGGCGACACCCCCGCCGCCGAGCGCCGCGCCCTGTCCACGCGCCCGCCGGACATCCTGATCACCACCCCCGAGTCGCTGTTCCTGATGCTGACCTCGGCCACGCGCGACGCGCTGACGGGCGTGGAGACGGTGATCCTGGACGAGGTGCACGCCGTGGCCGGCACCAAGCGCGGCGCCCACCTGGCGCTGTCCCTGGAGCGCCTGGACGAGCTGCTGCCGCGTCCGGCCCGCCGTATCGGCCTGTCGGCGACCGTCCGTCCGGTCGACGAGGTCGCCCGTTTCCTGTCCCCGCGCGGCAAGGTGGAGATCGTCCAGCCGAAGTCCGGCAAGGAGTTCGACCTGTCGGTGGTCGTCCCGGTCGAGGATCTGGGCGAGCTGGGCGGCTCCCCGGTGTCCGAGGGCTCGGAGGGCGGCGAGCGTCCCTCGATCTGGCCGCATGTCGAGGAGCGGATCGCCGACCTGGTCCAGTCCCACCGCTCGACCATCGTCTTCGCCAACTCGCGCCGCCTCGCCGAGCGCCTGTGCAACCGTCTCAACGAGATCGCGTACGAGCGGGCCACCGGCGAGTCCCTGGACGAGCACCACGCGCCCGCCGAGCTGATGGGCGGCTCGGGCGCCGCCCACGGCGCCCCGCCCGTCATCGCGCGCGCCCACCACGGCTCGGTCTCCAAGGAGCAGCGCGCCCTCGTCGAGGAGGACCTGAAGGCCGGCCGCCTGCCCGCCGTGGTCGCCACCTCCAGCCTCGAACTCGGCATCGACATGGGCGCGGTCGACCTGGTCGTCCAGGTCGAGTCCCCGCCCTCCGTGGCCTCCGGCCTGCAGCGCGTCGGGCGCGCGGGACACCAGGTCGGCGCGGTCTCCACCGGTGTGGTCTTCCCGAAGTACCGGGGCGACCTGGTCCAGGCGGCCGTCGTCACCGAGCGCATGCGCACCGGCGCCATCGAGTCCCTGAGGATCCCGGCCAACCCCCTGGACGTGCTGGCCCAGCAGCTGGTCGCGATGACGGCGATGGACACCTGGCAGGTCGACGACCTGCTCGCCACCGTCCGCCGCGCAGCCCCCTTCGCCTCGCTCCCCGAGTCGGCGTTCACGGCGGTCCTGGACATGCTCGCCGGCCGCTATCCGTCCGACGCCTTCGCCGAGCTGCGCCCGCGCGTCGTGTGGGACCGCGTGGCCGGCACCGTCACCGGCCGCCCCGGCGCCCAGCGCCTCGCCGTCACCTCCGGCGGCACCATCCCGGACCGGGGCCTCTTCGGTGTCTTCCTGGCCGGCGCCGATCCCAAGAAGGGCGGCGGCCGGGTCGGCGAGCTGGACGAGGAGATGGTGTACGAGTCCCGCGTGGGAGACGTCTTCACGCTGGGCACCAGCTCCTGGCGCATCGAGGACATCACCCGCGACCGCGTCCTCGTCTCCCCCGCCCCCGGCGTCCCCGGCCGGCTGCCGTTCTGGAAGGGCGACCAGCTGGGCCGCCCGCTGGAGCTGGGCCGCGCGCTGGGCGCGTTCCTGCGCGAGATCGGCTCGCTGCCCAAGGACGACGCGCGGCTGCGGCTGCTCGCGGCGGGCCTGGACGCGTGGGCCGCCGACAACGTGCTGTCCTACCTGGAGGAGCAGCGCGAGGCCTGCGGACACGTCCCGGACGACCGCACGATCGTCGTGGAACGCTTCCGCGACGAACTCGGCGACTGGCGGGTCGTCGTCCACTCCCCCTTCGGCGCCCAGGTCCACGCCCCCTGGGCGCTCGCCCTCGGCGCGAAGCTCTCCGAGCGGTACGGCATGGACGCCCAGGTCATGCACGCCGACGACGGCATCGTGCTGCGGCTGCCCGACGCCGACCTGCTGGGCATGGACCTGCTCGACCAGGAGCCCATGAAGGCGGGCGCCGAGTACGACGCGGAGCAGGCCCCGGTCGGCGCGGCCGACGTCGTCTTCGACAAGGGCGAGGTCGACCAGCTCGTCACCGACCAGGTCGGCGGTTCGGCCCTCTTCGCGGCCCGCTTCCGCGAGTGCGCCGCCCGCGCGCTGCTGCTGCCGCGCCGCAACCCCGGCAAGCGCACCCCGCTGTGGCAGCAGCGCCAGCGCGCCTCCCAGCTGCTCCAGGTGGCGAGCGAGTTCGGTTCGTTCCCGATCGTCCTGGAGGCGGTCCGCGAGTGCCTCCAGGACGTGTTCGACGTTCCCGGCCTCGTCGAGCTGATGGGCGACCTGGAGTCCCGCAAGGTCCGCCTCGTCGAGGTCACCACGCCGGAGCCGTCCCCCTTCGCCCGGTCCCTGCTCTTCGGTTACGTCGCCCAGTTCCTGTACGAGGGCGACTCGCCGCTCGCCGAGCGCCGCGCGGCCGCCCTGTCGCTGGACTCACGCCTGCTGGCCGAGTTGCTGGGCCAGGCGGAGCTGCGCGAACTGCTCGACGCTGAGGTGCTGACCGAGCTGGAGCAGGAGCTGCAGTGGCTCACCGAGGACCGCCGCGTCAAGGACGTCGAGGGCGTCGCCGACCTGCTGCGCCTCCTCGGTCCCCTCACGGACGCCGAGCTGGCGCAGCGGGGCGCCGAACCCCAGTGGGCGCAGGAGCTGGCCGGCGCACGACGCGCGATCCGCGTGCGCCTCGCCGGTACCGGCCACTGGGCGGCGATCGAGGATGCGGGCCGTCTGCGTGACGCCCTCGGCACGGCACTGCCGGTCGGCGTCCCGGAGGCCTTCACCGAGCCGGTGAAGGACCCCCTGGGCGACCTCCTCGCCCGCTACGCGCGCACGCACGGTCCGTTCACCTCCGCCGCCGCGGCGGCCCGCTTCGGCCTCGGCGTGGCGGTCACCGAGGGCGCCCTGCAACGGCTGGCCGCGTCCGGCCGGATCGTGCAGGGCGAGTTCCACCCGGCCGGCATCGGCCAGGAGTGGTGTGACGCGGCCGTCCTGCGCCGGCTGCGCCGCCGGTCTCTCGCCGCGCTGCGGCACGAGCTGGAGCCGGTGCCCCCGCCCGCGCTCGCCCAGTTCCTCCCCCAGTGGCAGCACGTCGGGCAGGGCCACACCCTGCGCGGCGTCGACGGACTGGTGCGCGCCATCGAGCAGTTGCAGGGCGCTTCGGTGCCGGCGTCCGCCCTGGAGAAGCTGGTCCTGCCGTCCCGGGTCAGCGGTTACGCGCCGGCGATGCTCGACGAACTGACCGCCGCCGGGGAGGTCGTCTGGGCCGGCGCGGGCGCGCTGCCCGGCAAGGACGGCTGGGTGTCCCTGTATCTCGCGGACGCGGCCCCGCTCCTCCTGCCGCCCCCGCACCCCCTGGAGCTGACGGCCCTGCACCAGTCCGTCCTGGACGCCCTCTCCGGGGGCTACGGCCTGTTCTTCCGTCAGATCGCCGACCAGGTCCGCGCGACCACCCACCCGGAGGTCACCGACCCCCAACTGGCCGACGCCCTCTGGGACCTGGCCTGGTCCGGGCGGCTGACCAACGACACGCTCGCCCCGATGCGCGCGCTGCTCGGCTCCGGCCGCACCGCCGGCTCCACCGCCCACCGCGCCAAGCGCGCCGTTCCGCGCGGGCGTTACGGCTCCCTGACGGCCGCCGCCCGCACGGCCTCCCGCACCGGCCCCCCTACCGTCGCCGGCCGCTGGTCGCTGCTGCCGCAGCGCGAGCCCGACACCACGGTCCGCGCCCACGCCCTGGCCCGCACCCTGCTCGACCGGCACGGCGTCGTCACCCGCGGGGCGGTGGCCGCGGAAGGCGTCGAGGGCGGCTTCTCGGCGGTGTACCGCATCCTGTCCGCCTTCGAGGAGAGCGGCCAGGCGCGGCGCGGCTATGTCGTGGAGGGCCTGGGCGCCGCCCAGTTCGCGATGGACGGCGCGGTGGACCGCCTGCGCGCGGTGGCGAACGCCCGCGAGCGCAACGCCGGCCGCCCCGACGCGGACTTCGCCAACGGCGCCGCCGGCCTCCCCGGCACGGCCCCCGGCTCCCGCACCGACCGCACCGGCAGGCCGCTCGCCGTCGACAGCGCCACCGCCGACTTCCTCGACGGCGCCCAGCCCCTGGGCCCCTTCGAGGACCACTCGGCCTCCTGGTACGGCACTCCGGACGGATCCGACCCGTTCGACACCCCGGCCGGACACCCGGCGCCCGGCGAGTACGTCTCCCCGCGCGACCCGGCCCAGCCGGCCCCCGCCTGGCAGAACGGCGGCCGCCCGCCGTACGGCCCGGGCTCTGGCCGCCGCACCCCCGGAGCCGCCTCCCCAGCCCTCGGCAATGCCCCAGGAAGTCACGGAGTCCACGGCACTGCGCCCCCGCGCGCCGTCGTCCTCGCCGCCGCCGACCCCGCGAACGCCTACGGTGCGGCCCTGCCCTGGCCCGACCCGCCCACCGACGCGGGGCACAAGCCGGGCCGCAAGGCGGGCTCACTCGTCGTCCTCGTCGAGGGCGACCTGGTGATCTACATGGAGCGTGGCGGCAAGACCCTGCTGGCCTGGCCCGCCGAGCCGGACACGGACCCCGCCGACGACCCCCGGCTGCGCGCCGCCGCGGAAGCCCTCGCCGCGGCCGCCCGCGCGGGCTCCCTCGGCACGGTCACCGTCGAACGGATCAACGGCGCCCAGGCCCTGACCTCCCCCGTGGGCAGCCTCCTCGAAGCTGCCGGTTTCGTCGCCACACCCAGGGGGCTGCGGCTGCGGGCCTGA